One window from the genome of Nicotiana tomentosiformis chromosome 5, ASM39032v3, whole genome shotgun sequence encodes:
- the LOC104101503 gene encoding SKP1-like protein 11, whose protein sequence is MVEDDCASNIIPLPNVDIETLVKIIEYLKKHAEISGSDEEEEIKKTKIKDFDKEFVSIKMQKLFNIIVAANFLDIKALLDLCAQAIADKIKNKSHVAVRKIFNVQCDYTQEEEDAVRKENE, encoded by the coding sequence ATGGTAGAAGATGATTGTGCATCCAACATCATACCACTACCCAACGTTGACATTGAAACCCTAGTCAAGATCATCGAGTACCTCAAGAAGCATGCAGAAATCTCGGGTtcagacgaagaagaagaaatcaAGAAAACCAAAATCAAGGACTTCGATAAGGAATTCGTTAGCATTAAGATGCAAAAACTCTTCAATATCATAGTGGCTGCGAATTTCCTAGACATTAAGGCTTTGCTCGATCTTTGCGCTCAGGCTATTGCTGATAAGATCAAGAACAAGTCGCATGTGGCTGTTCGAAAAATTTTCAATGTTCAATGTGATTATACTCAAGAGGAAGAAGATGCCGTTCGGAAAGAAAATGAATAG
- the LOC138892056 gene encoding uncharacterized protein has protein sequence MSLENVLIDAYHSLINDKDALTVELGEAEQTRDDLVIVDVDLKETIENLKKEKDALAKNIAHIEHERDDLMVVVEDLNEIFVCARKEKEVLAERVANIEHERDDLLVVVVDLKEIIGELKMESRPENSQKGKEVLSEAHIKLESELNLVKSSMCAKLEKNKQLQKELGRVKSDLEKSLK, from the coding sequence ATGTCTTTGGAAAATGtgttaattgatgcttatcacagtcttataaatgataaagatGCTTTAACTGTGGAGTTAGGAGAAGCAGAACAAACCAGAGATGACTTAGTAATCGTTGATGTTGATTTAAAGGAAACAATAGAGAACCTGAAGAAAGAGAAGGATGCCTTAGCTAAAAATATTGCACATATAGAACATGAAAGAGATGATCTAATGGTTGTTGTGGAAGACCTAAACGAGATATTTGTGTGTgcaagaaaggaaaaagaagtctTAGCTGAGAGAGTTGCTAACAttgagcatgagagagatgacctattagtGGTGGTAGTGGACTTGAAGGAAATAATTGGGGAACTTAAAATGGAAAGTAGGCCTGAAAATtctcaaaagggaaaggaagttttaagtgaggcacacattaagcttgaaagtGAGCTAAATTTAGTGAAGTCTAGTATGTGTGCTAAGCTTGAGAAAAACAAACAACTTCAGAAAGAACTAGGTAGAGTGAAGagtgatcttgaaaaatcactcaagtag